A segment of the Parasphingopyxis algicola genome:
GGCGCGACGCAATCTGGAGCCGTCGACACCCGCGAAATTCGGGCTCGGTCTCATCCAGCTCGGTGCCGGTTTCCTGGTGCTCGTCGTCGGTGCGTCGATGGCCGGCGCGGGCAACCTGACGCCGGTGATCTTCATCTTCCTGATCTACCTGCTGCATACGACCGGCGAACTCTGCCTGTCGCCGGTCGGCCTTTCGGCGATGAACCGCCTGGCGCCGTCGCATATGGCGTCGTTGATCATGGGCACATGGTTCTTCGCATCGGCGACCGGCAACTTCGCAGCCGGGTTGATCGCCGCGGCCGCCGGAGCCGAGGGCGCGGGACCCGAACGTGTCACCGAGGTATACTCGACGGTTGGCTGGACTGCGGTCGGCGTCGGCGTCGGCATGATTCTTATCTCGCCGCTGATCAAGAAGCTGATGCATCTCGATACGCTGAAGGATGACAGCATCGATGACGACATGCTCGGTCAGGCCGAACTTGGTGCACCCGATGCCGCCGGCATCAATACCAGCGGAGAAGTGCGGACGTGAAAAAGCCTGCCTTTCTGATTGCCGCAACGCTGGCGCTGTTCGGCTGCGCGACCACCGGAAGCGACAGCACGAGCAGCGCCGGCGCGGCGCAGGATAGGGAAAGCGCGACCGCGTTCGATCCGGATCCGTTCCCGTCGACATATCGGCCCTATCCGGGGCGCCCCACCGTTATCCGCGGCGCGACGATCTACGACGGCGAGGGCGGGCAGATCGATAATGGCATGGTCTATTTCGCCGATGGCCACGTGCAGGCGATCGGGCAGACGCTGGACGTGCCCGAGGGTGCGACGGAAATCGATGGGACCGGTCTCTGGGTGACGCCGGGCATCATCGATATCCATAGCCATCTCGGCAACTATCCGAGCCCCAGCGTTGCCGCCCATCAGGACGGTAACGAGATCACGGGCAACAATACCGCCAATGTCTGGACCGAGCACAGCGTCTGGCCGCAGGACCCCGGGTTCAGCCGCGCGCTCGCCAATGGTGGCGTCACGACGCTCAATATCCTGCCGGGATCGGCGAACCTGTTCGGCGGCCGCTCGGTCACGCTGCGCAACGTGCCGTCGCGCACGATGCAGGGAATGAAGTTTCCCGGCGCGCCCTATGGCCTGAAGATGGCGTGCGGCGAGAATCCCAAACGGGTCTATGGCAGCCGCAACCAGACGCCGGGCAGCCGCATGGCCAATGTCGCCGTCGCCCGCCAGGCCTGGATCGATGCCCAGCGGTACCAGTATCAATGGGAAAATTACCGCGAAAATGGCGGGACGCGGCCCGCCCGCAATCTCCGGCATGAAACGCTGGCCGGCGTGATGAACGGCGACATTCTTGTCCACAACCATTGCTATCGCGCCGACGAAATGGCGATCATGATCGATATGGCCGAGGAGTTCGGCTACAGCATCGCCAGTTTCCAACATGCGGTCGAGGCGTACAAGATTCCCGATCTGCTTCGCGAGCACGGTATCTGCGCGGCGATGTGGGCCGACTGGTGGGGCTTCAAGATGGAGGCCTATGACACGGTCTTCGAGAATGTGCCGATGGTCCATAATGGCGGGGCTTGTGCAATCGTCCATTCGGATGACGAAAACCAGATTCAACGGTTGAATCAGGAGGCCGCCAAGGCGCTGGCCGATGGACGACGGGCCGGCATCCAGATCAGCGATGCCGAAGCCTGGCAATGGCTGACGATCAACCCGGCCCGGGCGCTCGGCATTGCCGACGAGACCGGCAGCCTCGTCGCCGGCAAACGCGCCGACCTCGTGCTGTGGAACGGCGATCCGTTCAGCGTTTATTCGCGTCCGCAAATGGTCTGGATCGATGGCGCGCTGCTTTACGACATGAACGATCCGCAGCTGCGCCCGATCGCCGATTTCGAGCTGGGGCAGCCCAGCGAAGGGAGCGTCCGATGAAAGCGATTCTCGCCTTGTTCGCGGCCGTTGCCCTGGCGGCGCCTGCCATGTCTCAGACCCTCGCGATAACCGGCGGGACGGTCGTGGTCGGCGACGGTTCGGATCCGGTACCCAACGGCACAGTGGTGGTCCGCAATGGACGTGTGGTGGGAGCCGGAGCAGGCATACCCGTTCCGGCGGACGCGCAAATAGTCGATGCGACGGGGCAGTGGGTAACGCCGGGTATCGTCGGCGGCTTTACGCGGCTCGGCCTTGTCGAAGTCGGCGCGGTTGCCGAGACGAACGACATCGCTGCGGCGGAGTCGGTGTTCAGTGCGGGGCTCGATGTCGCCCCGGCCGTCAATCCGCTGTCCGCGGCAATCGCGACCAATCGCACGGGCGGTGTGACGCGGGCGGTCGTTGCGCCCGGTACGAGCAATGCGATCTTCGGTGGACAGGGAGCGATCATCGATCTCGGCGCCGACATGAACGCCGTAATGCGTCCGCGCGCCTTCCAGTTTGTCGAACTGGGCGAGCGGGGTG
Coding sequences within it:
- a CDS encoding amidohydrolase — encoded protein: MKKPAFLIAATLALFGCATTGSDSTSSAGAAQDRESATAFDPDPFPSTYRPYPGRPTVIRGATIYDGEGGQIDNGMVYFADGHVQAIGQTLDVPEGATEIDGTGLWVTPGIIDIHSHLGNYPSPSVAAHQDGNEITGNNTANVWTEHSVWPQDPGFSRALANGGVTTLNILPGSANLFGGRSVTLRNVPSRTMQGMKFPGAPYGLKMACGENPKRVYGSRNQTPGSRMANVAVARQAWIDAQRYQYQWENYRENGGTRPARNLRHETLAGVMNGDILVHNHCYRADEMAIMIDMAEEFGYSIASFQHAVEAYKIPDLLREHGICAAMWADWWGFKMEAYDTVFENVPMVHNGGACAIVHSDDENQIQRLNQEAAKALADGRRAGIQISDAEAWQWLTINPARALGIADETGSLVAGKRADLVLWNGDPFSVYSRPQMVWIDGALLYDMNDPQLRPIADFELGQPSEGSVR